Proteins co-encoded in one Flavobacterium sp. M31R6 genomic window:
- a CDS encoding glyceraldehyde-3-phosphate dehydrogenase — MNNMDLYEKEVSFQADRRRSGVELIKIISDLWYDKSIELVLFRNQLIDRNVSEIINLHEYAGKFVGKPISVSDSVEIANVILTLDLPPSKLDIGKLTYEYRLEDEKYPDARHFVLDKLKEAKFSEEIQPKDVILYGFGRIGRLLARELMSKTGKGEQMRLRAIVTRDKNDATSLEKRASLLRYDSIHGDFQGSVVADTKNNALIINGTTVHIITANTPEEIDYTKYGIDNALVIDNTGAFTTKEALSRHLVSKGVDKVLLTAPGKGVPNIVHGVNQNEYNPDEIDIFSAASCTTNAITPILKAIEDTLGVVKGHLETIHAYTNDQNLVDNMHNKYRRGRAAALNMVITETGAGTAVAKALPSLEGKLTSNAIRVPVPNGSLVVLNLEVKKETSIEAINTIMKKYALEGELVEQIKYSLNNELVSSDIVGTSAPSIYDSNATIVSKDGKNIVLYIWYDNEYGYSHQVIRLAKYIAKVRRFTYY, encoded by the coding sequence ATGAATAACATGGATTTATACGAAAAAGAGGTTTCGTTTCAAGCCGACAGAAGACGTTCAGGAGTAGAATTAATTAAAATTATTAGTGATTTATGGTATGACAAATCAATCGAATTGGTTTTGTTCCGCAATCAATTAATAGATAGAAACGTAAGTGAAATTATCAACTTACATGAATATGCAGGTAAATTTGTAGGCAAACCAATCTCGGTTTCCGATTCAGTTGAAATCGCCAATGTAATTCTTACTTTGGACTTACCACCATCAAAATTGGACATTGGAAAACTTACTTACGAGTACCGTCTAGAAGATGAAAAATACCCAGATGCAAGACATTTTGTTTTAGACAAATTAAAAGAAGCTAAATTCTCTGAAGAAATCCAACCCAAAGATGTAATTCTTTATGGTTTTGGCCGTATTGGACGTTTATTGGCACGAGAGCTAATGTCCAAAACAGGAAAAGGAGAGCAAATGCGTTTGAGAGCCATCGTTACGAGAGACAAAAACGATGCTACAAGCTTAGAAAAAAGAGCTTCTTTATTACGTTACGATTCCATTCATGGAGATTTTCAAGGTTCTGTTGTTGCCGATACTAAAAACAATGCTTTAATCATCAACGGTACTACCGTTCATATCATCACAGCAAACACTCCAGAGGAAATTGACTATACTAAATACGGAATTGACAATGCCCTAGTAATTGACAATACAGGCGCTTTCACAACTAAAGAAGCATTGAGCCGTCATTTAGTTTCAAAAGGAGTTGATAAAGTATTGCTTACTGCACCAGGAAAAGGAGTTCCAAATATCGTTCATGGTGTTAACCAAAACGAATACAACCCAGACGAAATTGACATTTTCTCGGCTGCTTCATGCACTACCAATGCAATTACTCCAATCCTAAAAGCGATTGAAGACACTTTGGGAGTTGTAAAAGGACATCTTGAAACAATTCACGCCTATACAAACGACCAAAATTTGGTTGACAATATGCACAATAAATACCGTCGTGGTAGAGCAGCAGCACTAAATATGGTCATCACCGAAACTGGTGCCGGAACTGCAGTTGCCAAAGCATTGCCATCATTGGAAGGTAAATTAACTTCAAATGCCATTCGCGTACCTGTTCCAAATGGTTCTTTGGTTGTGTTGAATCTTGAAGTAAAAAAGGAAACTTCGATAGAAGCCATTAACACTATCATGAAAAAGTATGCCCTTGAAGGCGAATTGGTAGAACAAATCAAATATTCATTGAATAACGAATTAGTTTCTTCAGATATCGTGGGAACTTCGGCGCCTTCAATTTATGACAGTAATGCCACCATCGTTTCCAAAGACGGAAAAAACATAGTGCTTTACATTTGGTACGACAATGAATACGGTTACAGTCACCAAGTAATAAGACTAGCCAAATATATTGCCAAAGTAAGACGTTTTACGTACTACTAG
- a CDS encoding trypsin-like peptidase domain-containing protein, which produces MKQISKLFLVSLLSGATTLGAYKLLFDNNGYFSSNKHGITTLAPESYGRQVGLAAENIDFTVAADKTVHTVVHVKNVSVRTISNPIMEYFYGYGGQQQQEQVGTGSGVIISEDGYIVTNNHVVKDATDIEITLNNKKTYKAKLIGTDSKMDIALLKIDADEKLPYSTFANSDSVKVGEWVLAVGNPYNLTSTVTAGIVSAKARNLDARGIQSFIQTDAAVNPGNSGGALVNTRGELIGINTMITSMTGSYVGYSFAIPSNNARKIIEDIMEFGNVQRGILGVEGGELNGTASKELGISQTQGFYINRVSKNSGAEKAKLQKGDIIIKLDNQDISTFADLSGYVNTKRPNDKVQVTIIRDGKNLVVPVILSKNENFSTEFKGIELENIDTADKKKFKLDYGVKIKSINNENLAQYSDELVGNIILSIDNVKATNVETVSKLLNNKDEKQSIRIEMINKNGEVMRIII; this is translated from the coding sequence ATGAAACAAATTTCAAAATTATTCTTGGTATCCTTGTTGAGTGGCGCAACAACCCTTGGCGCATACAAATTATTATTTGACAACAATGGTTATTTTTCGTCCAACAAACATGGAATTACAACACTTGCTCCTGAATCCTACGGAAGACAAGTTGGTCTAGCCGCAGAAAACATCGATTTTACAGTCGCCGCAGACAAAACTGTACACACTGTAGTTCACGTAAAGAATGTATCTGTGAGAACGATTTCTAATCCCATCATGGAATACTTTTACGGATATGGGGGACAACAACAGCAAGAGCAAGTTGGAACTGGATCAGGTGTCATTATTTCTGAAGATGGTTATATCGTGACCAACAATCACGTGGTAAAAGACGCTACAGACATTGAAATCACATTGAACAACAAAAAAACGTACAAAGCAAAACTCATTGGAACCGATTCTAAAATGGACATTGCTTTGCTAAAAATCGATGCCGATGAAAAATTACCCTATTCTACATTTGCCAACTCCGATTCGGTTAAAGTAGGTGAATGGGTATTAGCCGTAGGAAATCCATACAACTTGACATCAACCGTAACAGCCGGAATTGTTTCGGCCAAAGCCAGAAATCTGGACGCTCGAGGAATTCAGTCTTTCATACAAACTGATGCTGCGGTAAATCCAGGAAATAGTGGAGGCGCATTGGTAAACACCCGTGGAGAATTGATAGGAATCAACACAATGATTACATCAATGACAGGTTCTTATGTTGGCTATTCTTTTGCCATTCCTTCCAATAATGCCCGAAAAATAATCGAAGACATAATGGAATTTGGAAATGTACAAAGAGGAATTCTAGGAGTTGAAGGAGGTGAATTGAACGGAACTGCTTCCAAAGAATTGGGAATTTCACAAACACAAGGCTTTTACATTAACAGAGTATCCAAAAACTCGGGTGCCGAAAAAGCCAAATTACAAAAAGGAGATATCATCATCAAATTAGACAATCAGGATATTTCTACTTTTGCTGATCTTTCAGGCTATGTTAACACCAAAAGACCTAATGATAAAGTTCAGGTTACTATCATTAGAGATGGCAAAAATTTAGTTGTACCAGTTATATTGAGTAAAAATGAAAACTTTAGCACCGAATTCAAAGGAATCGAACTGGAGAACATTGATACTGCCGATAAAAAGAAATTCAAATTGGATTATGGCGTAAAAATCAAATCCATTAACAATGAAAACTTAGCACAATATAGTGATGAACTTGTCGGAAACATCATTTTAAGCATTGACAATGTCAAAGCAACGAATGTCGAAACGGTTTCTAAACTTTTGAATAATAAAGACGAAAAACAAAGCATCCGTATCGAAATGATAAATAAAAACGGTGAGGTCATGCGAATCATTATCTAA
- the dapF gene encoding diaminopimelate epimerase, whose product MQLEFYKYQGAGNDFVMIDNRSGFFPKENTQLIAHLCDRRFGIGGDGLILLENDSDTDFKMVYYNSDGNQSSMCGNGGRCLVAFAKDLNVIENATTFIATDGLHHASFEDNGLVSLQMIDVPTIDIKKDHSFLNTGSPHHVQMVEDLEHYNIKEKGAAIRYGELYGAAGSNINFVKKIDDTTFRLRTYERGVEDETLACGTGATAVAIAMNATGQTNATAINVNVEGGKLVVSFDKTPNGFTNVFLKGPAEFVFKGTIEI is encoded by the coding sequence ATGCAATTAGAATTTTATAAATACCAAGGTGCTGGAAACGATTTTGTTATGATTGACAATCGTTCCGGATTTTTTCCAAAAGAGAATACGCAATTGATTGCTCATTTATGTGACAGACGTTTTGGGATTGGTGGAGACGGACTTATTTTGTTAGAAAATGACTCTGATACTGATTTTAAAATGGTGTATTATAATTCAGATGGGAATCAAAGTTCGATGTGTGGCAATGGAGGACGTTGTTTGGTGGCTTTCGCCAAAGATTTGAATGTGATTGAGAATGCTACTACTTTCATTGCGACTGATGGTTTGCATCATGCGTCATTTGAAGACAACGGATTGGTTTCTTTGCAGATGATTGATGTTCCGACTATAGATATTAAAAAAGACCACTCTTTCTTGAATACAGGTTCCCCACATCATGTTCAAATGGTGGAGGATTTAGAGCATTACAATATAAAAGAAAAAGGTGCTGCGATTCGTTATGGCGAATTATACGGCGCTGCAGGTAGCAATATTAATTTTGTAAAAAAAATAGACGATACCACTTTTAGACTTCGCACCTACGAAAGAGGAGTAGAAGATGAGACTTTGGCTTGCGGAACCGGTGCTACAGCAGTTGCAATTGCAATGAACGCTACAGGACAAACAAATGCCACAGCTATCAATGTAAATGTTGAAGGCGGAAAATTAGTGGTTTCTTTTGATAAAACGCCAAATGGTTTTACAAATGTGTTCCTAAAAGGTCCTGCAGAATTTGTGTTTAAAGGGACGATAGAGATTTAA
- a CDS encoding ORF6N domain-containing protein, translated as MNNAITIPDDIISSKIYLIRNQKVMLDKDLAELYVVETKQLKRQVRRNMERFPEDFMFELNQQEFDNLRGQFGTSNWGGTRYLPMAFTEQGVAMLSSVLNSPTAIKVNIQIIRVFTRIREMLTDSLSMKLEIEEIKKKLSNHSKNIELVFNYLDELIDKKENNEPRKKIGYKND; from the coding sequence ATGAACAATGCGATTACCATTCCTGACGATATTATTAGCAGTAAAATTTACTTAATAAGAAATCAGAAAGTAATGTTGGATAAAGATTTAGCAGAACTTTATGTTGTTGAAACCAAACAACTAAAAAGACAAGTTCGTAGGAATATGGAACGATTTCCTGAAGATTTTATGTTTGAACTTAACCAACAAGAGTTCGATAACTTGAGGGGTCAATTTGGCACCTCAAATTGGGGAGGTACAAGATATTTACCAATGGCATTTACAGAGCAAGGAGTTGCAATGTTGTCAAGCGTACTTAATAGTCCTACGGCAATTAAAGTGAACATACAAATTATTAGGGTTTTTACCAGAATAAGAGAAATGCTTACTGATAGTTTGAGTATGAAACTAGAAATAGAGGAGATTAAAAAGAAACTTTCTAATCATTCTAAAAATATTGAATTAGTTTTTAATTATCTTGATGAGCTTATTGATAAAAAGGAAAATAATGAGCCAAGAAAAAAAATTGGATATAAAAACGATTAA
- a CDS encoding GNAT family N-acetyltransferase: MKTLKGDNIYIRALEPNDLEFIYCIENDQSIWEVSNTHTPYSRFLVKQYLENAHQDIYEAKQLRLAICQDEDFPALGLIDLFDFDPKNNRAGVGIVIQESANRNKNIGSEALDLLIQYAFYNLNLHQLYANIGCENKASIALFTKFGFQKIGVKKDWTLVNGVYKDEAIFQLINNHTSDSELAQ; the protein is encoded by the coding sequence ATGAAAACATTAAAAGGAGATAATATTTATATCCGAGCACTTGAACCCAATGATTTGGAGTTTATTTATTGTATAGAAAATGATCAAAGCATTTGGGAAGTGAGCAACACGCATACGCCTTACAGTCGGTTTTTGGTGAAGCAGTATTTGGAAAATGCGCATCAGGATATTTATGAAGCGAAGCAATTGCGATTGGCAATTTGTCAAGATGAAGATTTTCCGGCTTTGGGACTGATTGATTTGTTTGATTTTGATCCTAAGAACAATAGGGCAGGTGTTGGGATTGTGATTCAGGAATCAGCCAATAGGAATAAGAATATTGGCTCGGAAGCATTGGACTTATTGATTCAGTATGCTTTTTATAATCTTAACTTACATCAATTATATGCAAATATTGGATGTGAAAATAAAGCTAGTATTGCTCTTTTTACTAAATTTGGTTTCCAAAAAATAGGCGTAAAGAAAGATTGGACTTTGGTAAATGGAGTTTACAAAGACGAAGCAATTTTTCAGTTAATTAATAATCACACGAGCGACAGCGAACTGGCGCAGTAA
- the mltG gene encoding endolytic transglycosylase MltG has protein sequence MNLKKIVSLVSVALISILIVYGFVLMYQIFSGNTKFADKELYVYVPTGSDYEHVKHILEPYVKDISRFEMVAGKTSYPENVKAGRFLLKNGMNSYELVKAMKFNDPVSLAFNNQERLENFAGRVGSQIEPDSLELLNTFRDSIFLKENGFTEENVLVMFIPNTYDIYWNTSAEKFRDKMIKEYNKFWNKERTAKAAAQGLTPIQATILASIVHKESVKKDERPRIAGVYLNRLRLEMPLQADPTVIFAMKKKSNDFNQVIKRVFYNDLIMKSPYNTYVNIGLPPGPIAMPDITALEAVLNPEKNNYIYFCASVDRFGYHEFAATLAEHNVNAKKYSDWINSQGVQR, from the coding sequence TTGAATCTAAAAAAAATAGTATCATTAGTATCTGTTGCATTAATATCAATATTAATCGTTTATGGTTTTGTTTTAATGTATCAAATTTTTAGTGGTAACACAAAATTTGCAGATAAAGAGTTGTATGTATACGTACCAACAGGATCCGATTATGAGCATGTAAAACATATTTTGGAGCCTTATGTCAAAGATATAAGCCGTTTTGAAATGGTAGCTGGAAAAACGAGCTATCCAGAAAATGTAAAGGCAGGTCGTTTTTTGCTAAAGAATGGTATGAATAGCTACGAGTTGGTCAAAGCGATGAAATTTAATGATCCCGTAAGTTTGGCTTTTAATAATCAAGAGCGTCTTGAAAATTTTGCGGGTAGAGTTGGTTCCCAAATCGAGCCGGATAGTCTTGAGTTATTGAATACGTTTAGAGATTCAATTTTTTTGAAAGAAAACGGATTTACGGAAGAGAATGTTCTAGTAATGTTTATTCCAAATACCTATGATATTTACTGGAATACTTCGGCAGAGAAGTTTCGTGACAAAATGATTAAGGAATACAATAAATTTTGGAACAAAGAACGTACTGCAAAAGCTGCTGCACAAGGTTTGACTCCAATTCAAGCAACTATCCTAGCTTCGATAGTACATAAAGAATCAGTTAAGAAAGATGAAAGACCAAGAATTGCGGGTGTTTATTTGAATAGATTAAGGCTAGAAATGCCATTGCAGGCCGATCCGACTGTAATTTTTGCAATGAAAAAGAAATCAAACGATTTTAATCAAGTAATCAAAAGAGTGTTCTACAATGATTTGATTATGAAATCACCTTATAATACATACGTGAATATCGGACTTCCTCCTGGACCAATCGCAATGCCCGACATTACGGCTCTTGAAGCGGTTTTAAACCCTGAAAAGAATAATTATATCTATTTCTGTGCGAGTGTAGATCGTTTTGGATACCATGAATTTGCAGCTACTTTGGCTGAACATAATGTTAATGCCAAAAAATATTCAGATTGGATTAATAGCCAAGGAGTGCAGCGTTAG
- a CDS encoding peptidoglycan-binding protein LysM — MIKKWYFYTSLIVVVAFLSLGFKPSKLESTPWFLINETDDTSYLLPSLNVSDYTNSEIPYTGTFFIGYKEAIGFKESQGKYRKINSLGYLGKYQFGIETLKTIGVHNCDAFLNSPRMQEKAFIALLSKNKWELRRVIERYDGTVLNGIRITESGILAAAHLAGVGSVKKYFRYKGKRFIKDVYGTSLRSYLRKFGGYDTSFIVADSTARVI, encoded by the coding sequence ATGATAAAAAAATGGTATTTTTACACAAGTTTGATTGTTGTAGTAGCTTTTTTAAGCTTAGGTTTTAAACCCTCCAAATTAGAATCTACCCCATGGTTTCTAATTAACGAAACAGATGATACATCCTACTTACTACCATCATTAAATGTGAGCGATTATACCAATTCTGAGATTCCCTATACTGGAACCTTTTTTATTGGATATAAAGAAGCAATCGGCTTCAAAGAATCACAAGGAAAATACAGAAAAATTAATTCTCTCGGCTATTTAGGAAAATACCAATTTGGTATTGAAACTTTAAAAACTATTGGGGTTCACAATTGCGACGCATTCTTGAACAGCCCCAGAATGCAAGAAAAAGCTTTTATTGCCCTTTTGTCAAAAAACAAATGGGAACTAAGAAGAGTCATTGAAAGGTATGATGGAACTGTTTTGAATGGAATCCGAATTACTGAATCAGGAATTTTGGCAGCGGCACATCTTGCTGGTGTGGGATCTGTTAAAAAATATTTCAGATATAAAGGGAAGCGTTTTATTAAAGACGTTTATGGAACTTCATTAAGAAGCTATCTGAGAAAATTTGGAGGTTACGATACTTCCTTTATTGTTGCTGACAGTACTGCAAGAGTGATTTAA
- the scpA gene encoding methylmalonyl-CoA mutase, translating into MKRKDLQHIKLKEDFQSADRSPQSENFLTAEGIELHKTYAEKDIESIEHLDFGAGFAPNLRGPYATMYVRRPWTIRQYAGFSTAEESNAFYRRNLAAGQKGLSIAFDLPTHRGYDSDHERVVGDVGKAGVAIDSVEDMKVLFDQIPLDEMSVSMTMNGAVLPIMAFYIVAAEEQGVKPEQLSGTIQNDILKEFMVRNTYIYPPTPSMKIIADIFEFTSNKMPKFNSISISGYHMQEAGATADIELAYTLADGLEYIRTGLATGMKIDDFAPRLSFFWAIGMNHFMEIAKMRAGRMIWAKLIKQFNPTDDKSLALRTHCQTSGWSLTEQDPFNNVARTCIEATAAAFGGTQSLHTNALDEAIALPTDFSARIARNTQIYLQEETKITKTVDPWAGSYYVESLTKEIAEKAWKLIEEVEELGGMTKAIETGIPKIRIEEAAARKQARIDSSQDIIVGVNKYRLEKEDPLQILDVDNQMVRQQQLEQLDRIKATRDADKVQASLQKLKLCAETGEGNLLEFAVEAARNRCTLGEISDALETVFGRYKAQIKSFSGVYSKEMKDDKSFEKAKQLADLFAKQEGRRPRIMIAKMGQDGHDRGAKVVATGYADVGFDVDIGPLFQTPAEAAKQAVENDVHILGVSSLAAGHKTLVPQVIEELKKYGREDIMVVVGGVIPTQDYQFLFDAGAVAVFGPGTKISDAAIQILEILID; encoded by the coding sequence ATGAAAAGAAAAGATTTACAACATATAAAGCTTAAAGAAGATTTCCAGTCTGCAGACCGCAGTCCACAGTCTGAGAACTTCCTAACTGCAGAAGGAATTGAACTTCACAAAACGTATGCTGAAAAAGATATAGAATCTATTGAGCATCTTGATTTTGGAGCAGGCTTTGCACCCAACTTGCGTGGTCCTTATGCCACCATGTACGTACGCAGGCCTTGGACGATACGTCAATATGCTGGATTTTCAACAGCTGAAGAAAGTAATGCTTTTTACAGACGAAATCTGGCTGCAGGTCAAAAAGGACTTTCAATCGCTTTTGATTTACCCACTCACAGAGGCTACGATTCGGATCACGAACGAGTTGTAGGCGATGTCGGAAAAGCGGGAGTTGCTATAGATTCTGTTGAAGATATGAAAGTATTATTCGATCAAATTCCTCTTGACGAAATGTCAGTTTCAATGACCATGAACGGTGCCGTTTTACCAATTATGGCTTTTTATATTGTTGCGGCCGAAGAACAAGGTGTAAAACCGGAACAACTTTCGGGAACTATTCAAAATGACATCCTGAAAGAATTTATGGTGCGTAATACCTATATCTACCCGCCTACTCCATCAATGAAAATCATAGCCGACATATTTGAATTCACCAGCAACAAAATGCCAAAATTCAATTCTATTTCCATCTCGGGATACCATATGCAAGAAGCTGGAGCAACGGCTGATATCGAATTAGCTTACACATTGGCCGATGGATTGGAATATATCAGAACAGGATTGGCTACGGGAATGAAAATTGATGATTTTGCTCCTCGCCTCTCTTTTTTCTGGGCAATCGGGATGAACCATTTTATGGAAATTGCCAAAATGAGAGCAGGAAGAATGATTTGGGCCAAATTGATTAAACAATTCAACCCAACTGACGATAAATCATTGGCACTGAGAACTCACTGCCAAACATCAGGTTGGAGTTTAACGGAACAAGATCCTTTTAATAATGTGGCGCGCACTTGTATCGAAGCAACCGCGGCAGCTTTTGGAGGAACACAGTCTTTACACACTAATGCACTGGACGAAGCGATTGCTTTGCCAACTGATTTTTCAGCTCGAATTGCACGGAATACCCAAATCTATTTACAGGAAGAAACCAAAATAACCAAAACTGTAGATCCATGGGCTGGTAGCTATTATGTAGAAAGCCTGACCAAAGAAATTGCAGAGAAAGCTTGGAAACTCATCGAAGAAGTGGAAGAATTGGGAGGAATGACCAAAGCTATTGAAACCGGAATCCCTAAGATTCGAATTGAGGAAGCCGCTGCCCGTAAGCAAGCCCGTATCGACAGTAGTCAAGACATCATTGTTGGGGTCAACAAATACCGTTTGGAAAAAGAAGATCCATTACAGATTTTGGATGTCGACAATCAAATGGTTAGACAACAACAACTCGAACAATTAGACAGAATTAAAGCAACCAGAGATGCTGATAAAGTACAGGCATCTCTTCAAAAATTGAAGCTTTGTGCCGAAACTGGAGAAGGAAACTTACTTGAATTTGCAGTTGAAGCAGCAAGAAATCGTTGTACATTGGGCGAAATTAGCGATGCATTGGAAACTGTTTTCGGAAGATATAAAGCACAAATTAAATCTTTTAGCGGAGTGTATAGCAAAGAAATGAAAGACGACAAAAGCTTTGAAAAAGCAAAACAACTGGCAGATCTTTTTGCCAAACAGGAAGGACGTCGACCAAGAATTATGATTGCCAAAATGGGACAGGATGGTCACGACCGTGGTGCTAAAGTAGTTGCCACTGGTTATGCTGATGTGGGTTTTGACGTGGATATAGGCCCACTATTTCAAACCCCAGCCGAAGCAGCCAAACAAGCTGTAGAAAACGATGTGCATATCCTAGGTGTGTCCTCACTCGCGGCTGGTCATAAAACATTGGTTCCCCAAGTAATTGAAGAACTTAAAAAATACGGTAGAGAAGACATTATGGTGGTTGTAGGAGGTGTTATCCCAACACAGGATTACCAATTTTTATTTGATGCCGGAGCTGTGGCCGTTTTTGGACCTGGAACAAAAATAAGCGATGCAGCCATCCAAATTTTAGAAATTTTAATTGATTAA
- a CDS encoding methylmalonyl-CoA mutase subunit beta: MAKNLFDDFSPVSAKLWKQKIQFELKGADYNETVIWNSPEDIKVKPFYDKEDIAKKYTVSTKASQFRICQNNYVFDLEKSIEKALDSINRGAESLRFTIPEETVNIAKLLEKLPLEKIVLYFHFNFISIDFVKKINAIAKEKKATVYCLLDPIGQLAKDGNWYNTPEKNNFDTLNILANETASLSIISINGGLYQNAGATMVQQIAYSLAQANEYFNRIQDINQPIVFQISVGSNYFFEIAKLRAFRILFKTIAKEYNHNLDCHVLVTPTKRNKTIYDYNVNMLRTTTECMSAILGGANAIANLPYDALYHKDNEFGDRIARNQLLILKEESYFDKVDNPADGSYYIESLTNQLAEKALALFKDIEANGGFLKQLNEGVIKRKIQESADAEQSLFDSGKETLLGTNKYPNKNDKMKHDLELFPFVKIKPRKTLITPIIEKRLAEKLEQERLLEE, translated from the coding sequence ATGGCCAAGAATTTATTCGACGATTTCAGCCCTGTTTCTGCAAAACTTTGGAAACAAAAAATTCAATTTGAACTCAAAGGAGCCGATTATAACGAAACCGTAATCTGGAATTCTCCCGAGGATATCAAAGTAAAACCATTTTACGATAAAGAAGATATTGCCAAAAAGTATACTGTTTCCACAAAAGCTTCGCAATTTAGAATTTGCCAAAATAACTATGTCTTTGATTTAGAAAAATCAATCGAAAAAGCGTTGGACTCCATCAATCGTGGTGCCGAAAGTCTGCGTTTTACCATTCCGGAAGAAACCGTAAATATTGCAAAACTATTGGAAAAACTTCCTTTAGAAAAAATTGTCTTGTACTTTCATTTCAATTTTATTTCAATCGATTTCGTTAAAAAGATTAACGCTATTGCAAAAGAAAAAAAAGCAACAGTCTATTGCCTCTTAGATCCAATCGGACAATTAGCCAAAGACGGGAATTGGTACAATACCCCAGAAAAAAACAATTTTGACACTTTAAATATACTTGCCAATGAAACGGCATCGCTTTCGATCATAAGTATCAACGGAGGATTATATCAAAATGCTGGCGCCACTATGGTACAGCAAATCGCTTACAGCTTGGCTCAAGCCAATGAGTATTTTAACCGAATTCAAGACATAAATCAACCTATTGTTTTTCAGATTTCAGTTGGATCTAATTATTTTTTCGAAATCGCAAAACTTCGTGCTTTTAGAATCCTTTTCAAAACCATAGCCAAAGAATACAATCACAACCTGGATTGTCATGTACTGGTTACCCCAACAAAGCGCAACAAAACTATCTACGATTACAATGTAAATATGCTTCGTACCACAACTGAATGTATGAGTGCTATTCTTGGTGGAGCAAATGCAATCGCTAATTTGCCGTATGATGCTTTATATCATAAAGACAATGAATTTGGAGATAGAATTGCCAGAAACCAATTATTGATTCTAAAAGAGGAAAGTTATTTTGACAAAGTGGACAATCCTGCAGATGGAAGTTATTATATTGAAAGCCTAACCAATCAATTGGCAGAAAAAGCATTAGCATTATTCAAAGATATTGAAGCCAATGGAGGTTTTCTAAAACAACTGAATGAAGGTGTTATCAAAAGAAAAATACAGGAAAGTGCAGATGCCGAACAAAGCTTGTTTGATTCCGGAAAAGAAACACTTTTGGGAACCAATAAATATCCCAACAAGAATGACAAAATGAAACATGATTTAGAATTGTTTCCTTTTGTAAAAATCAAACCCAGAAAAACTTTGATTACTCCAATAATAGAAAAAAGATTGGCGGAAAAATTAGAGCAGGAACGACTTTTAGAAGAGTAA
- a CDS encoding septum formation initiator family protein: protein MKNPFKDKSWFKFLSNKYVWVSLSFLTWMVFLDNYSYFEHRFLDKQINELEDNATYYQGEIKKDEENIKQLKNPLQIEKYAREKYYMKKDSEDIYIIEFDGDTVKKK from the coding sequence ATGAAAAACCCATTTAAAGACAAATCTTGGTTTAAATTCCTAAGTAACAAGTACGTTTGGGTCTCGTTATCATTTTTAACATGGATGGTTTTTTTGGATAATTACTCCTATTTTGAACATCGCTTTCTGGACAAACAAATTAATGAGTTAGAAGACAATGCTACTTATTATCAGGGTGAAATAAAAAAGGATGAAGAAAACATCAAACAGCTAAAAAATCCGTTGCAAATTGAAAAATATGCTCGGGAAAAATACTATATGAAAAAAGATAGTGAAGATATTTATATCATCGAGTTTGATGGTGATACTGTCAAAAAAAAATAA